aatatattcagaaattcatgaattttgaCTTTGGCTATTCTTTGTTAAGTTGTTCATAGACCTTTATCAATTAGATTATTTTATATGCAGGCGTTTACGATACGATTATTAGAAATTGTTTCTCGTAAATTCGATTATTTCCATGTTGAAATTGGGTTTTGATCCGAGGGAAAATGTAAGATTTCTCTATTTGTTGTTATATCTATCTCTTGATGTAACTTTCTCATCCCTTCCTCTAAAATGTATCTATCATGTAGCTCCACTTTTGTATTGTATGAAGCTTCTCTTTTTGATCAATTCCTTTTTGCATAAGATTCATTACCCTTctgttatttatatttctatcATATCATTACTTTGGTTCATTATTTGTTGCATCTTAGTATGCAACattattgtgagattccacatcggtagagaggggaacgaaacattccttatataagAGTGGAAAAtttttccctagcagacacgttttaaaaaccttgagggaaagctcgaaaggaaaagcccacaatatctgctagtggtgagtttaagcagttacaaatggtattagagccagacactgggcggtgtgtcgacaaggatgctgggctttcaagggggtggattgtgagattccacatggGTTGGAAGGAGATGGGAACAAACCATTCCTTACCGAGGATTGAAAATCTCTCTTAAAAATCTTGGGGAAGCCTAAGAGAGAAAACTCATAGAAGACTACCAATTATATTGCTAGCGGTgggggcttgggctattacacagTTATACGACAAAGGTAGTGAGAATATTTGTATCCTCCAATCAACTCATTTCTCGATTGGGGGAGAATCACCCTACCAAGTGTTGAGGTTAGAGATTCAACTCTATTCAAGTTAAACTCTAACTCGAAACTCCTCGTGGAGAGTTAGGAGCAAGCATTTCCAAGGGTCGAGGTTAGAGATTCATCTCTACTCAGATTAAGCTCTGACTCGAAATCTCTCGTCGAGAGTTTAGAATAAGCATTTCGAAGTTTATACATCTCGTTTGGTTGGGAGAACATTGGAACCAAAGAATGAACTACAACTACCTTCACCCTTCTTTATTGATCGGGACAAAAGGAACcatttctttatctttaaattttatcaactTTCAATTATACTTCTTTTGTTTATACTTCATcttcatttaaaacattatttacatatttatcaacaaatataatttaaaactaaaaactaattaattgtCAATCTTAGtacattataatttctttatttttttttaaaaagtttcaatttgatctatttttaatttaacctctaaatgttaaaattatctaataagaaatttatttagattgctatattttcttattcctcaaacaaaattgataaaaaaaaaaagaaaagtaaactTATATTTAgcattttgttaattaaaattaaatacatataaaagtaaataagtaaaattcaaactttgtttttcaaaaggaaatttcagcaaaaaaaaaaaaaaaaaaaaaaaaaaaaaaaaaaaaaaaaaaaaaaaaaaaaaaaaaaaaaaaaaaaaaNCTGATGGGTAAACCCCAACGTGGTCTGCACGGAAGGTTGGTGCCCACGTTACTCCACGTGGCAGCCATTCATTGGAGTCTGCACGTCAAATCATGTGAGCGCCTCTTGGGACCTCATAAATTTCTACCCCTTATGTTTACAGACAATTCTgctgaaaaacaaaaaaaataaaaaactgcAAACAATTATCGGATCAAATTTCACTGAGAGAAAATCCGATCGATATTTGATGGAATCCCTTTCTGAAGCAgcctcttcatcttcatcgtcTGTTGAATTCGTGTTTCACGATGATTTAGAGTATGAATTTGTTGAAGAAGTCGAACGCCTTTCGAACTGGGAGTTGCTCGATGCTTCAGATGCGGATTTCGAAATAGATGGAAATGGAGATGagcaggaagaagaagaagaagaagaaggggaaaaTTGCAGCGTTGATGTCCGAGTTCCTAAGGATCTTCGAGGGAAGCGTGTTGTAGCGATGCCGATTTCTTCTCTTGTTGAGGAGCGAATCGATGGTCCCTTCGATGATGTTTATTTGCTTCAGAATCAGGTGGAAGACGGTTTCGCGTACGGCTGCAACGATCTGGAGGAGGATGAATCCGACGACGAtgttgttgatgatgatgatgacggCGATGAGTGCGATTTGGACGACGAACTCGTTCCGTGGTCCGTTAGTGACAAACTCGGACGGCAGAGGATGAGGAAATTAGGGAAAAGAGGTTTTACGAGGATGTATAACTCGAAGAGATCGCCGTTTTTGTTCACCAAGCCTGGATGTGTCCGCGGCAAGCACGGACTCGGATTGAAGCACAGTTCTTAGGACAATAACAGCTTCAAAAACGCGTCTGCTCCATCAAGTGCATTCCAAAAGGTAACCGAAACTAATTCCAATTTCGCTTACAAGTAAATAGATgttgtaaaaagaaaaaattagtaGTTGCGTTTGCTGCAAGTAGAAGTAACTAGTTAATCTGTAAACCTAATTTGTTGGAATGGTTTCTGATGAACATCAACACTAACTTCCATATCATCTTTATCTTGTGTCCATAAAATTTGTAAGATCCGACTTTCCTCATCTGTTCCAGTAGGAATCATTACTTAAAGCTAGCTCACTATTTTGTAATTCAAAAACATATGAAAAGGATGCTATCATCGAGGCAAAAGGCGAGTAAAACATGCTCTCAGAACTTTGAAATAACAATTGAACTAATTAGTTCTGATACATCATGATCACACAACTACATATGGTAAAACAAGAACATTaccattatttcttttcaaccGGTGATTCCGATGAACAGAAAATGGAGGTTTCTATTTGATGGCGATAGTGTCGACCGACGACGGTGTTGTTACATCGGTAGTCACCATTGTGGGCATTTTCTTCTCGTCGGCGTCATGAAAACTAGAGCTCTGTATGAATTGTATTGTGTGGCACGTATCTAAACTTACCTTGAAATATGAGAGTTTAACTGCTCACTCATAAGAACTTTTTATCACTTTCTAAGTAGTCTACGAAATCTCAAAACTTGGTTTTGATACTAATTGTAATGCTTGAAATTTATCATGTGATGTGGATTTGATATATAACAGGTAGAACACATTGTGGACTCCTAATAGTGCAAGTGGCAAGATAGATCTATACTCACTCTAATACATCAAATGACCTGATGAAACATGATTTTAACTTCCATTTGCTCCCGAACCTGAGAACTCATTTCATGGGTGCTACCTTCGTAAATACATTGTCTCTCGCCTTGAACTCCATATCGCTATGTCTTACATTGGCTCTTGTACTTCCTCCCAACATACCAGAAATTAACCGTTTTTTCTGTATAGAGCTTCGAAAGGTGTCATGCCAAATGTCGTTAAGGTTACAATTCTTGAAATGTCTatggaaaatgtagtaaaaataacatttttgcATTAAGGTTTCTTTGCAATTATATGTAGTTTGGATCTCATGTTTAAAATCATGGTATGATCGatcttgtttgtggagtgttattgtcttgagatatttcattaataaggtaatccaaattttactttcttttgaagtgattccttatcattacGACTATCTGTTCTTACCTTTTCCTTTAACCAATGATGTTATTGCAATTATACATAGTTTAGATttcatgtttagaatcatttaagctaaatatgatcgatcttgcttgtggtctgattcaaatcttaaatcaatgttcttgccttgagatattcgatcaata
This sequence is a window from Cucurbita pepo subsp. pepo cultivar mu-cu-16 chromosome LG04, ASM280686v2, whole genome shotgun sequence. Protein-coding genes within it:
- the LOC111792201 gene encoding NAD-dependent protein deacetylase HST1-like; translation: MESLSEAASSSSSSVEFVFHDDLEYEFVEEVERLSNWELLDASDADFEIDGNGDEQEEEEEEEGENCSVDVRVPKDLRGKRVVAMPISSLVEERIDGPFDDVYLLQNQVEDGFAYGCNDLEEDESDDDVVDDDDDGDECDLDDELVPWSVSDKLGRQRMRKLGKRGFTRMYNSKRSPFLFTKPGCVRGKHGLGLKHSS